A portion of the Streptomyces sp. NBC_00376 genome contains these proteins:
- a CDS encoding IS3 family transposase → MNRCQFVEDHQRRYGVKRLCRILGIARSSFYHWRRSAPLRAARQAADAQLAARIRVIHRASDGTYGAPRITAELREDGERVNHERVARIMQAIGLAGLRLRRKHRTTIPDPAAAKVPDLIGRNFTADEVNRKYVGDITCLPLAGGTFRYLATVIDLCSRRLAGWAIADHMRADLVVDALKAAERTRGSLAGAVMHTDHGAQYCSRAFANACRQAGVTQSMSAIGSSADTDFGSSG, encoded by the coding sequence GTGAACCGCTGCCAGTTCGTTGAGGACCACCAGCGCCGTTACGGCGTGAAGCGGTTGTGCCGCATCCTGGGCATCGCCCGCTCGAGCTTCTACCACTGGCGCCGCAGTGCACCGCTGCGGGCAGCCCGCCAGGCTGCCGACGCCCAGCTCGCCGCCCGGATACGCGTGATCCACCGGGCCTCGGACGGCACCTACGGCGCCCCCAGGATCACCGCTGAACTCCGCGAGGACGGCGAGCGCGTGAACCACGAGCGGGTCGCCCGCATCATGCAGGCGATCGGGCTGGCCGGCCTCCGCCTGCGCAGGAAGCATCGCACCACCATCCCGGACCCCGCCGCGGCGAAGGTGCCGGACCTGATCGGCCGTAACTTCACCGCGGACGAGGTGAACCGAAAGTACGTCGGCGACATCACATGCCTGCCGCTGGCCGGCGGGACGTTCCGCTATCTCGCGACCGTGATCGATCTCTGCTCACGGCGCCTGGCCGGGTGGGCGATCGCCGACCATATGCGCGCCGACCTCGTCGTCGACGCCCTGAAAGCAGCCGAGCGGACCCGCGGCAGCCTCGCCGGCGCCGTGATGCACACCGATCACGGGGCCCAGTACTGCAGCCGGGCCTTCGCCAACGCCTGCCGCCAGGCTGGCGTGACCCAGTCCATGAGCGCCATCGGCAGCTCGGCGGATACTGACTTCGGCTCGTCAGGGTGA
- a CDS encoding transposase, which yields MKRYPPEFKADAVALYDSRPEATIKQIAADLGVNPETLRNWIRAAGAGRPRGRRAAKPPTVPVAPSALEAEVAALRRENAELKKEREILRKAARYFASETGW from the coding sequence ATGAAGCGCTATCCGCCGGAGTTCAAGGCGGACGCGGTCGCGCTGTACGATTCGCGGCCCGAGGCGACGATCAAGCAGATCGCCGCCGACCTGGGGGTGAACCCGGAGACGCTGCGCAACTGGATCCGGGCGGCCGGAGCCGGTCGTCCGCGCGGCCGTCGGGCGGCCAAGCCGCCGACGGTTCCGGTGGCGCCGTCGGCTCTGGAGGCCGAGGTCGCCGCCTTGAGGCGGGAGAACGCCGAGCTGAAGAAGGAACGGGAGATCCTGCGCAAGGCGGCCCGCTATTTCGCCTCGGAGACGGGCTGGTGA